A region of Streptomyces sp. NBC_01264 DNA encodes the following proteins:
- the uppS gene encoding polyprenyl diphosphate synthase codes for MDGNGRWAQRRSLPRTAGHRAAETAVIDVIEAARAAGVEWLSLYAFSTENWNRPGTEVEFLMGLVRRVVRKHAPLLLARGIRCRFLGVTDPRIPRALAQDFDDVATLTAENRGMTLTVAFDHGGRRDIVEAARSLIRSGTPADQVSERLFADHLPFPDTPDVDLVVRTSGEQRISNFMLWQVAYAEWVFPEVLWPDFRAPDFLACLHTYRRRDRRFGGVPARTNGDPS; via the coding sequence ATGGACGGCAACGGTCGTTGGGCGCAGCGCCGCTCGCTTCCCCGTACCGCGGGTCATCGGGCCGCGGAGACCGCAGTCATCGACGTCATCGAGGCGGCCCGGGCCGCCGGCGTGGAGTGGCTCAGCCTGTACGCCTTCTCCACCGAGAACTGGAACCGTCCCGGCACCGAGGTCGAGTTCCTGATGGGTCTGGTGCGCCGGGTCGTACGCAAGCACGCGCCGCTGCTGCTCGCGCGCGGCATCCGATGCCGTTTCCTCGGGGTCACCGACCCGCGCATTCCCCGTGCGCTTGCCCAGGACTTCGACGACGTGGCGACGCTGACCGCCGAGAACCGGGGGATGACGCTGACCGTCGCCTTCGACCACGGCGGACGCCGGGACATCGTCGAGGCGGCGAGGTCGCTGATCCGTAGCGGGACGCCCGCCGACCAGGTGTCGGAGCGGCTCTTCGCGGACCACCTGCCCTTCCCGGACACCCCCGATGTCGATCTGGTCGTCCGTACCTCCGGTGAGCAGCGCATCTCCAATTTCATGCTCTGGCAGGTCGCCTACGCCGAGTGGGTCTTCCCCGAGGTGCTCTGGCCGGACTTCCGCGCCCCTGACTTCCTGGCCTGCCTGCACACCTACCGGCGCCGCGACCGCCGCTTCGGCGGCGTGCCCGCCCGAACGAACGGAGACCCGTCATGA
- a CDS encoding PPOX class F420-dependent oxidoreductase: MSELFDEETRKLLDGRNFATVATLNRDGGPQTSVVWIVREGDAVLFSTTAGRQKARNLARDPRISLTVYDTANPYRSVDIRGTAELIDDEEKALPRELSQKYLGEDPPAEPEEVVRLMVRVTPQKITGFSV, encoded by the coding sequence GTGTCAGAGCTGTTCGATGAGGAGACGCGCAAGCTGCTGGACGGGAGGAACTTCGCCACCGTCGCGACCCTGAATCGGGACGGCGGGCCGCAGACCTCGGTGGTCTGGATCGTCAGGGAGGGGGATGCGGTGCTGTTCTCCACGACCGCCGGACGCCAGAAGGCGCGGAATCTCGCTCGGGATCCACGGATCAGCCTCACGGTCTACGACACGGCGAACCCGTACCGGTCCGTCGACATCCGCGGCACCGCCGAACTGATCGACGATGAGGAGAAAGCCCTGCCGCGCGAACTCTCGCAGAAGTACCTGGGCGAGGACCCGCCGGCCGAGCCGGAGGAGGTGGTCCGGCTGATGGTCCGGGTGACCCCGCAGAAGATCACCGGCTTCTCCGTCTGA
- a CDS encoding FG-GAP repeat domain-containing protein translates to MLQARSPRRPVLLAATTTVLAVTLGVVGPVAGFPYGADSAHAAAVAAASAPIAFPKGSEVTEAGLTGFMSRPKGGTEKRWTRYSDGSSQGYGARTVLRSSRTADYLVTTGDSRVTSQNLSTTASFDVLVGPTGGATYRGAAGNAVFTGTGAGTDLRMHRHATEGGTVAVTGLPAGASAVAVSPGTPEDALVTFDDGAVAKWGLVDLATGTVGGIRPRTAGSPGGTMAVSDTRVAWTEKVGTDDPSLLLLDRSAGTVEEVPLAKTWASGLRFGLVGGWVVYGEAGGISNGDSDPLYALTAYDPATKAKVKLLDHLTSLAAAPDGLYARGGTIGLGEGLYKLAPGAAGAAPVVTMVASTGEPTRVVIEGNSIPAVVDLDENGGKADLTWQLSRHSVEVKVTLRHVRTGKTREFGVAHPYSPTVTFAWDGTIGADFTSAYNGAYTWEMTAAPINGIGPSTSASGTFQVSRRTVPHDFDDNGSPDVIDRDSAGRLWLSDTAYYKEFGQLTAQSRRLVGAGWNVYDRIEATGNVGGTAVGDLVARDKAGVLWLYQGNGRGGFAARTKVGVGWQIYDRIAAGSDLNGDGRPDLLATDKAGVLWYYKGTGSAAAPFAARTKIGGGWQIFNELTAVGNVAGGPAGDLLARDKAGVLWLYLGKGDGTFTAPTRIGAGWGQYEHLVAIGDGDRDGRPDLVALGPSGGYLYGGTGAWRAPLRARQSASLPYAGDAGHHVA, encoded by the coding sequence GTGCTCCAAGCCCGATCGCCCCGGCGTCCGGTTCTGTTGGCCGCCACCACCACCGTCCTCGCCGTCACGCTCGGTGTGGTCGGGCCCGTCGCCGGTTTCCCGTACGGCGCGGATTCCGCGCACGCGGCCGCAGTGGCCGCCGCGTCGGCCCCGATCGCGTTCCCGAAGGGCTCGGAGGTGACGGAGGCCGGGCTGACCGGATTCATGTCGCGGCCGAAGGGCGGTACGGAGAAGCGCTGGACCCGGTATTCCGACGGGTCCTCGCAGGGGTACGGGGCCAGGACCGTACTGCGGTCCTCGCGGACCGCCGACTATCTGGTCACCACCGGGGACTCCCGGGTGACCTCGCAGAACCTGTCGACGACGGCCTCGTTCGACGTCCTGGTGGGTCCGACCGGCGGTGCGACGTACCGCGGGGCGGCGGGCAACGCCGTGTTCACCGGGACGGGTGCCGGTACCGACCTGCGGATGCACCGGCACGCCACGGAGGGCGGCACGGTGGCCGTGACCGGGCTGCCGGCGGGCGCGAGCGCCGTCGCCGTCTCCCCCGGTACCCCGGAGGACGCCCTGGTGACCTTCGACGACGGCGCGGTCGCCAAGTGGGGGCTGGTCGATCTCGCCACCGGCACCGTCGGCGGGATCCGCCCGCGGACCGCGGGTTCCCCCGGTGGCACCATGGCCGTCTCGGACACGCGCGTCGCCTGGACGGAGAAGGTCGGGACGGACGATCCGTCGCTGCTTCTGCTGGACCGGTCGGCGGGCACCGTCGAGGAGGTCCCGCTCGCGAAGACATGGGCGAGCGGCCTGCGGTTCGGCCTGGTCGGCGGCTGGGTGGTGTACGGCGAGGCGGGCGGCATCTCCAACGGCGACAGCGATCCGCTCTACGCCCTGACCGCCTACGATCCGGCGACGAAGGCGAAGGTGAAGCTGCTCGACCACCTCACCTCGCTCGCGGCGGCCCCCGACGGCCTGTACGCGCGGGGCGGGACCATCGGCCTGGGTGAGGGTCTGTACAAGCTCGCGCCCGGCGCGGCCGGCGCCGCCCCGGTCGTCACCATGGTGGCGAGCACCGGCGAGCCGACCCGTGTCGTCATCGAGGGCAACAGCATCCCCGCCGTCGTCGACCTCGACGAGAACGGCGGGAAGGCGGACCTCACCTGGCAGCTCTCCCGGCACAGCGTGGAGGTCAAAGTCACCCTGCGGCACGTCCGGACCGGGAAGACCCGGGAGTTCGGCGTCGCCCACCCGTACAGCCCGACGGTGACGTTCGCCTGGGACGGCACGATCGGGGCGGACTTCACCAGCGCGTACAACGGCGCGTACACATGGGAGATGACGGCCGCGCCGATCAACGGCATCGGTCCGTCCACCTCCGCGTCGGGCACCTTCCAGGTCTCCCGCAGGACCGTGCCGCACGACTTCGACGACAACGGCAGCCCGGACGTGATCGACCGGGACTCCGCCGGCCGGCTGTGGCTGAGCGACACCGCGTACTACAAGGAGTTCGGCCAGCTGACGGCACAGTCACGCCGGCTGGTCGGCGCGGGCTGGAACGTCTACGACCGGATCGAGGCGACGGGGAACGTCGGCGGGACGGCGGTCGGCGACCTCGTGGCCCGCGACAAGGCCGGAGTGCTGTGGCTCTACCAGGGCAACGGCCGGGGCGGGTTCGCGGCGCGCACGAAGGTCGGCGTCGGCTGGCAGATCTACGACCGGATCGCCGCGGGCAGCGACCTGAACGGGGACGGACGCCCCGACCTGCTCGCCACCGACAAGGCCGGCGTGCTCTGGTACTACAAGGGCACCGGCTCGGCCGCCGCCCCCTTCGCCGCCCGTACGAAGATCGGCGGCGGCTGGCAGATCTTCAACGAGCTGACGGCCGTCGGGAACGTCGCGGGCGGCCCGGCGGGCGATCTGCTGGCCCGTGACAAGGCCGGGGTCCTGTGGCTGTACCTGGGCAAGGGCGACGGCACGTTCACGGCGCCGACGCGGATCGGCGCCGGCTGGGGCCAGTACGAGCACCTCGTCGCCATCGGCGACGGAGACCGCGACGGCCGCCCCGACCTGGTCGCGCTCGGCCCGTCCGGCGGGTACCTCTACGGGGGCACCGGCGCGTGGCGGGCTCCGCTGCGGGCCAGGCAGTCGGCGTCGCTGCCGTACGCCGGCGACGCGGGACATCACGTCGCCTGA
- a CDS encoding helix-turn-helix domain-containing protein: MAETGTALRTLGHNVRTARTRAGLSLDELGRRAKVSKGALVALEKAQGNPNFATLVRLADTLGISVSALMEGGSEQRVRVVSADAVMPLWKGERGSEARLMLTTSGPAATEIWRWTLEAGEEYPSHPHQAGVVETISVTAGRMVLIVDGTEHPVRAGQSATFDADHAHTYRGSGTEPCHLIMTVHLPPGPA, translated from the coding sequence ATGGCCGAGACCGGGACGGCGCTGCGGACGCTCGGGCACAACGTTCGGACGGCCCGCACGCGCGCCGGCCTGTCCCTGGACGAACTCGGCCGCCGGGCCAAGGTCAGCAAGGGTGCCCTGGTCGCTCTGGAGAAGGCGCAGGGCAACCCGAACTTCGCCACCCTGGTCCGCCTCGCCGACACCCTCGGCATCTCGGTCTCCGCGCTGATGGAAGGCGGTTCCGAACAGCGCGTCCGGGTGGTGAGCGCCGACGCCGTCATGCCCCTGTGGAAGGGCGAGCGCGGCAGCGAGGCCCGGCTGATGCTGACCACCAGCGGCCCGGCGGCCACCGAGATCTGGCGATGGACGCTGGAAGCCGGCGAGGAGTACCCCAGCCACCCCCACCAGGCCGGCGTCGTGGAGACCATCAGCGTCACCGCCGGACGCATGGTGCTCATCGTGGACGGCACCGAACACCCCGTCCGAGCCGGGCAGAGCGCCACCTTCGACGCCGACCACGCGCACACCTACCGCGGCTCAGGCACCGAGCCCTGCCACCTGATCATGACGGTCCACCTACCCCCCGGCCCCGCGTAG
- a CDS encoding FMN-binding negative transcriptional regulator: MFIHPWDDALDDAEWQTWIADGHDFGILSANGLPGRAPMAVPTHFTVDDTALLVHLARPNPVWKAIEADPKVTFTVTGDYAFIPGPWRAKPGTPPTDGVPTSYYAAVQFTCRATVIDEPGAKAELLRRQMAHFQPEGDHAPMDPGQAPYGRMLPGIRGLRLDVTEVHAKFKYDDHKPVEQRTDTARRLTDRGAALDSPTAAQQLRRVDRVGTWNA, translated from the coding sequence ATGTTCATCCATCCCTGGGACGACGCCCTGGACGACGCCGAATGGCAGACCTGGATCGCGGACGGCCACGACTTCGGCATCCTCAGCGCCAACGGGCTGCCCGGCCGGGCTCCCATGGCCGTGCCCACCCACTTCACCGTCGACGACACCGCGCTGCTGGTGCACCTCGCCCGTCCCAACCCCGTCTGGAAGGCGATCGAGGCCGACCCGAAGGTCACCTTCACCGTCACCGGCGATTACGCCTTCATCCCCGGCCCCTGGCGCGCCAAGCCCGGCACCCCGCCCACTGACGGTGTCCCCACCAGCTATTACGCGGCCGTCCAGTTCACATGCCGGGCCACGGTCATCGACGAGCCCGGCGCCAAGGCCGAGCTGCTGCGCCGTCAGATGGCCCACTTCCAGCCCGAGGGCGACCACGCTCCCATGGACCCCGGCCAAGCCCCCTACGGGCGGATGCTGCCGGGCATCCGAGGACTGCGCCTGGACGTCACCGAAGTCCACGCGAAGTTCAAGTACGACGACCACAAGCCCGTCGAGCAGCGGACCGACACCGCCCGCCGGCTCACCGACCGCGGCGCCGCCCTGGACTCCCCCACCGCCGCACAGCAGCTGCGCCGCGTGGATCGCGTCGGCACCTGGAACGCGTAA
- a CDS encoding B3/B4 domain-containing protein, with product MTTIRLSPAVADAFPDVLVAVVTATGLRGHEAWPATVAAQEDLEQQLAAGTWAPADESDPRIEAWHTAYRSFGTNPRRVRPSVDALGRRMAKKGSLPRINPAVDSYNAVSVRHGLPAGAFDIDRVTGDVELRHADGGEPFTPLGEPDTIENAKAGEIVYIDTTDVLTRHWNHRDAHRTRVTEDSTRVAFALETLHAIRDGHLLKSAAGELRDLLAEHCAENTVHYLSPANPQVTI from the coding sequence ATGACCACCATCCGCCTCAGCCCCGCCGTCGCCGACGCGTTCCCCGACGTCCTCGTCGCCGTGGTCACCGCCACCGGCCTGCGCGGTCACGAAGCCTGGCCCGCCACCGTCGCCGCCCAGGAAGACCTGGAACAGCAGCTCGCCGCCGGCACCTGGGCCCCCGCCGACGAGAGCGACCCGCGCATCGAGGCCTGGCACACCGCCTACCGCTCCTTCGGCACCAACCCCCGCCGCGTCCGTCCCAGCGTCGACGCCCTCGGCCGCCGCATGGCGAAGAAGGGCTCCCTGCCCCGGATCAACCCGGCCGTCGACTCCTACAACGCCGTCTCCGTCCGCCACGGCCTGCCGGCCGGCGCCTTCGACATCGACCGCGTCACCGGCGACGTCGAGCTCCGCCACGCCGACGGCGGCGAGCCCTTCACCCCGCTCGGCGAACCCGACACGATCGAGAACGCCAAGGCCGGGGAGATCGTCTACATCGACACCACGGACGTCCTCACCCGCCACTGGAACCACCGCGACGCCCACCGGACCCGCGTCACCGAAGACTCCACCCGCGTCGCCTTCGCCCTCGAGACCCTGCACGCCATCCGCGACGGCCACCTCCTCAAGAGCGCCGCCGGCGAGCTGCGGGACCTGCTCGCCGAGCACTGCGCCGAGAACACCGTCCACTACCTCAGCCCCGCGAACCCGCAGGTCACCATCTGA
- a CDS encoding DUF3291 domain-containing protein, whose amino-acid sequence MTASTHPDVPALPTSPRLAQLNVSTLLHPLDHPRLAPFVEMLDSVNAAAEGAPGFVWRLVGEGASDATSLRPAGEDVIVNLTVWESQEALWDFAYRSGHLEAMRRRREWFERHVEAHLVLWWIPAGHVPTVEEALERLSHLRAHGPSPRAFTFASSYDAPAAPDAAARHTAPVGRAGESR is encoded by the coding sequence ATGACCGCATCCACGCACCCAGACGTCCCTGCCCTCCCGACATCTCCCCGTCTCGCCCAGCTGAACGTCTCCACCCTCCTCCACCCCCTCGACCACCCGCGCCTGGCGCCGTTCGTCGAGATGCTCGACTCGGTCAACGCCGCTGCCGAAGGCGCGCCGGGCTTCGTCTGGCGGCTGGTGGGGGAGGGGGCCTCGGACGCCACCTCCCTGCGCCCGGCAGGGGAGGACGTCATCGTCAACCTGACGGTGTGGGAGTCCCAGGAAGCCCTGTGGGACTTCGCCTACCGCAGCGGGCACCTGGAAGCGATGCGGCGGCGCCGCGAATGGTTCGAGCGGCACGTGGAGGCGCACCTGGTGCTCTGGTGGATCCCCGCCGGGCACGTCCCGACCGTCGAGGAGGCCCTGGAGCGGCTGTCGCACCTGCGGGCCCACGGCCCGTCCCCGCGCGCCTTCACCTTCGCCTCCTCCTACGACGCCCCCGCGGCCCCCGACGCCGCCGCACGGCATACGGCCCCGGTCGGTCGGGCGGGCGAATCGCGCTGA
- a CDS encoding helix-turn-helix transcriptional regulator encodes MEDIDVIAALQDPVRRRLYEYVAAQDREVGRNEAAEAAGVTRTLAAHHLDKLTEAGLLESGSRRLTGRSGPGAGRPAKVYTRTRAEWAVSLPARDYRTVAELLAEAAEQAGLDAGLCAAARRRGEELRGSAAPCGGLEEAAEMLTARGYEPHLEAVQGQDGATGPGARVVRMRNCPFHAVAERFPPLVCGMNLALLEGMLGEDGPVRARMDARPGQCCVVLETSKNNER; translated from the coding sequence GTGGAGGACATCGATGTGATCGCGGCGTTGCAGGACCCCGTCCGGCGCCGCCTGTACGAGTACGTGGCGGCGCAGGACCGCGAGGTCGGCCGCAACGAGGCCGCGGAGGCGGCCGGGGTGACGCGGACGCTCGCTGCGCACCACCTGGACAAACTGACCGAGGCCGGCCTCCTGGAGAGCGGCAGTCGCCGCCTCACGGGTCGCTCGGGCCCGGGCGCGGGCCGCCCCGCCAAGGTGTACACGCGGACGCGGGCGGAGTGGGCGGTGTCGCTGCCGGCCCGCGACTACCGCACAGTCGCCGAACTGCTCGCCGAGGCCGCCGAACAGGCCGGTCTCGATGCCGGACTCTGCGCCGCCGCGCGCCGCCGGGGCGAGGAACTGCGCGGCTCGGCGGCGCCCTGCGGCGGCCTCGAAGAGGCCGCGGAGATGCTGACCGCACGCGGCTACGAACCTCACTTGGAAGCCGTTCAGGGGCAGGACGGTGCGACCGGACCGGGCGCCCGGGTCGTCCGCATGCGCAACTGCCCCTTCCACGCCGTCGCCGAGCGCTTCCCGCCGCTGGTCTGCGGCATGAACCTCGCCCTGCTGGAGGGGATGCTCGGCGAGGACGGTCCCGTCCGTGCCCGGATGGACGCCCGCCCCGGGCAATGCTGCGTGGTGCTGGAAACTTCTAAAAACAATGAACGTTGA
- a CDS encoding M9 family metallopeptidase: MHPFRISKATTRRLPALGAAAFLALGLLAPQSQAASAGPTTPAAASARGTATTAPRSIPVPKSPDAMSNSSRFRISSQDSTEESAPAPAPTVKPVPPSRSGKDGGRSSAAAGDECGDLAGVIDATGAVLVQRLKALPRITCTYPLFGLTGVNARKAFNEAQMVTVANALREASATYSGGNSASVGQLVLFLRAGYYVQDNNGDAVGPYGSALDGAALGALDAFFASPRSKDVTDANGEILGEVVTLIDSTHAAGRYAGVVKWMLGSYDGTWPGQMNLAMQHVEWVVENGFKAKNDDRGWRAALKADPAILNTWAGFVTRNSAQLNRLDVVSNVGRFLGYALDVPELKERVRPLIKDLINRYPNVGPTAPITMNLGWYTRQYDRNNCAAYAICDLGARVLPAVLPVQHTCTPGLKIRAQDMSPGQLEATCTSLVNQDAYFHRVIGDKGAIPGDVNTSLEVVVFDDYTQYSLYAWAIYDIDVDNGGMYEEGNPAVAGNQARFIAHEAHWLRPEFQIWNLNHEYTHYLDGRYNMAGDFEATLTTPTIWWVEGIAENISFGYRGERNADAIAEAGKLTYKLSELFDTVYGQDADPEVNSNRVYRWGFLAVRYMLQAHPADVETVLGKYRTGDWNGARTFLKQTIGTGYDAGFSTWLTTACATSDCGPLPDAVTTPPCTVVDPRQFDKNCRRDNLAATAGNYSYHFVYLPAGVKQLTVTSSGGGGDADLYYGGSSWATTSSYRAKSTNAGNSETLTVDNPPSGWVYFSLAAAQDFSGVSVSTQSK; the protein is encoded by the coding sequence ATGCATCCCTTCCGGATATCGAAGGCCACTACGCGCAGACTTCCCGCGCTGGGCGCGGCCGCCTTCCTTGCGCTCGGCCTGCTCGCGCCGCAGAGCCAGGCCGCCTCCGCCGGCCCCACGACCCCGGCCGCCGCGTCCGCACGGGGAACGGCGACGACGGCGCCCCGGTCGATCCCGGTCCCCAAGTCGCCCGACGCCATGAGCAACAGCTCCCGGTTCCGGATCTCCTCACAGGACAGCACCGAGGAATCCGCCCCCGCCCCCGCCCCGACCGTCAAGCCCGTGCCCCCGTCCAGGTCCGGCAAGGACGGCGGGCGGTCCTCGGCCGCCGCCGGGGACGAGTGCGGCGACCTCGCCGGCGTGATCGACGCGACCGGCGCCGTCCTGGTCCAGCGGCTCAAGGCACTCCCCCGGATCACCTGTACGTACCCGCTGTTCGGCCTCACCGGGGTGAACGCCCGCAAGGCCTTCAACGAAGCCCAGATGGTGACCGTCGCCAACGCGCTGCGCGAGGCCTCCGCCACCTATTCGGGCGGCAACAGCGCCTCCGTCGGGCAGTTGGTGCTGTTCCTGCGGGCCGGCTACTACGTGCAGGACAACAACGGGGACGCCGTCGGCCCCTACGGCTCGGCGCTCGACGGCGCCGCGCTCGGCGCGCTGGACGCGTTCTTCGCCTCCCCGCGCAGCAAGGACGTCACCGACGCCAACGGTGAGATCCTGGGCGAGGTCGTCACCCTGATCGACAGCACGCACGCGGCCGGCCGCTACGCCGGCGTCGTCAAGTGGATGCTCGGCAGCTACGACGGCACGTGGCCCGGCCAGATGAACCTGGCGATGCAGCACGTCGAGTGGGTCGTCGAGAACGGCTTCAAGGCGAAGAACGACGACCGCGGCTGGCGGGCCGCCCTCAAGGCCGACCCCGCGATCCTGAACACCTGGGCCGGATTCGTCACGCGCAACAGCGCGCAGCTCAACCGCCTGGACGTGGTCAGCAACGTCGGCCGCTTCCTCGGATACGCCCTCGACGTCCCCGAGCTCAAGGAACGGGTCCGCCCGCTGATCAAGGACCTGATCAACCGCTACCCGAACGTCGGCCCCACCGCGCCGATCACCATGAACCTGGGCTGGTACACCCGCCAGTACGACAGGAACAACTGCGCCGCCTACGCCATCTGCGACCTGGGCGCACGCGTGCTCCCGGCCGTCCTCCCGGTCCAGCACACCTGCACCCCGGGCCTGAAGATCCGCGCCCAGGACATGTCCCCCGGCCAGCTGGAGGCCACCTGCACCAGCCTGGTCAACCAGGACGCCTACTTCCACCGGGTCATCGGTGACAAGGGCGCGATCCCCGGCGACGTGAACACCAGCCTCGAAGTGGTGGTGTTCGACGACTACACCCAGTACTCGCTGTACGCCTGGGCCATCTACGACATCGACGTCGACAACGGAGGGATGTACGAGGAGGGCAACCCGGCCGTCGCCGGCAACCAGGCCCGCTTCATCGCCCACGAGGCGCACTGGCTGCGCCCGGAGTTCCAGATCTGGAACCTCAACCACGAGTACACCCACTACCTCGACGGCCGCTACAACATGGCCGGGGACTTCGAGGCCACCCTGACCACGCCGACCATCTGGTGGGTCGAGGGCATCGCCGAGAACATCTCGTTCGGCTACCGGGGCGAGCGCAACGCCGACGCGATCGCCGAGGCCGGCAAGCTGACCTACAAGCTCAGCGAGCTCTTCGACACCGTCTACGGCCAGGACGCGGACCCCGAGGTCAACTCGAACCGGGTCTACCGCTGGGGCTTCCTGGCGGTCCGCTACATGCTCCAGGCCCACCCCGCCGACGTCGAGACCGTGCTGGGCAAGTACCGCACCGGCGACTGGAACGGCGCCCGCACCTTCCTGAAGCAGACCATCGGCACCGGCTACGACGCCGGCTTCTCCACCTGGCTGACGACCGCCTGCGCGACCAGCGACTGCGGTCCCCTGCCGGATGCCGTCACCACGCCGCCGTGCACCGTCGTCGACCCCCGTCAGTTCGACAAGAACTGCCGCAGGGACAACCTCGCGGCCACCGCCGGGAACTACAGCTACCACTTCGTGTACCTGCCGGCCGGCGTCAAGCAGCTGACCGTCACCAGCAGCGGCGGCGGCGGCGATGCCGACCTGTACTACGGCGGCAGCAGCTGGGCCACCACGAGCAGCTACCGGGCGAAGTCCACCAACGCCGGCAACTCCGAGACCCTGACGGTGGACAACCCGCCTTCCGGGTGGGTGTACTTCAGCCTCGCCGCCGCGCAGGACTTCAGCGGGGTGAGCGTCTCGACGCAGTCCAAGTGA
- a CDS encoding cation:proton antiporter regulatory subunit: MSTTPLPGIGVQYDLTTREHRHLSVVAHRDGTRTVNVYRADDPDACAQSLHLTGAETASLIDALMPAHHSPNVLHTTDLGLVAERFELSGHAYWNGRTLGETRMRTETGVSIVAVLRRAEARPSPAPDFRLAGGDTLIVIGTREGVDAAASILGRE; the protein is encoded by the coding sequence ATGAGCACCACGCCACTGCCCGGCATCGGGGTCCAGTACGACCTCACCACCCGCGAGCACCGCCATCTGTCGGTCGTCGCGCACCGCGACGGGACGCGGACCGTGAACGTCTACCGGGCCGACGACCCCGACGCCTGCGCCCAGTCGCTGCACCTGACGGGCGCGGAGACGGCCTCGCTGATCGACGCGCTGATGCCCGCCCACCACAGCCCGAACGTGCTGCACACCACCGATCTGGGGCTGGTGGCCGAGCGGTTCGAGCTGTCCGGGCATGCGTACTGGAACGGCCGGACGCTGGGCGAGACGAGGATGCGCACCGAGACCGGCGTGTCGATCGTGGCCGTACTGCGCCGCGCGGAGGCCCGCCCCTCGCCCGCGCCGGACTTCCGCCTCGCGGGCGGGGACACCCTCATCGTCATCGGCACCCGTGAGGGCGTCGACGCCGCCGCCTCCATACTCGGACGGGAGTGA
- a CDS encoding cation:proton antiporter: MHSAVFLIEFGAIILGLGLLGRVAGRLKFSPIPLYLLAGLAFGTGGLLPMGASEEFVAIGAEIGVILLLLMLGLEYTASDLVSNLKTQYPAGLVDFGLNAVPGAVAALLMGWGPVAAVVLAGVTWISSSGVIAKVMGDLGRVGNRETPVILSVLVLEDLAMAVYLPIVTALLAGVGLAAGSLTLAIALGVAGAVLFVAVRYGRLISRFVSSDDPEKLLLVVLGLTLLVAGIAQQLQVSAAVGAFLVGIALSGEVAEGTHTLLSPLRDLFAAVFFVFFGLHTDPASIPPVLLPALALAVVTAGTKIATGYWAAKRAGIGVKGRWRAGGTLVARGEFSIVIAGLAVTSGIEPALGPLATAYVLLLVVIGPLTARYTQPVAAWVSSRRPLRGSTAPATLPMRPQSPEDLRDQAQDPAGRA, encoded by the coding sequence GTGCATTCCGCTGTGTTCCTCATCGAGTTCGGCGCGATCATCCTCGGCCTGGGCCTGCTCGGCCGGGTCGCGGGCCGGCTGAAGTTCTCCCCCATCCCCCTCTACCTCCTGGCCGGCCTGGCGTTCGGCACCGGCGGACTGCTGCCCATGGGTGCGAGCGAGGAGTTCGTGGCGATCGGCGCCGAGATCGGCGTGATCCTGCTGCTGCTCATGCTCGGCCTGGAGTACACCGCCTCGGACCTGGTCTCCAACCTCAAGACCCAGTACCCGGCCGGGCTGGTCGACTTCGGCCTCAACGCGGTCCCCGGTGCGGTCGCCGCCCTGCTGATGGGCTGGGGCCCGGTCGCGGCCGTCGTCCTGGCCGGGGTCACCTGGATCTCCTCCTCCGGGGTGATCGCCAAGGTCATGGGTGACCTGGGCCGGGTCGGCAACCGCGAGACCCCGGTCATCCTGTCCGTCCTGGTCCTCGAAGACCTCGCGATGGCGGTCTACCTGCCGATCGTCACCGCCCTCCTCGCCGGGGTCGGCCTCGCCGCCGGAAGCCTCACCCTGGCCATCGCCCTCGGCGTCGCCGGGGCGGTGCTGTTCGTCGCGGTCCGCTACGGGCGGCTGATCTCCCGCTTCGTGTCCAGCGACGACCCGGAGAAGCTCCTCCTCGTCGTCCTGGGCCTGACCCTGCTCGTCGCGGGCATCGCCCAGCAGCTCCAGGTCTCGGCCGCCGTCGGCGCGTTCCTCGTCGGCATCGCCCTCTCCGGTGAGGTGGCGGAGGGCACCCATACCCTGCTGAGCCCGCTGCGCGATCTCTTCGCCGCGGTGTTCTTCGTGTTCTTCGGCCTGCACACCGACCCGGCGAGCATCCCTCCCGTGCTGCTGCCCGCGCTGGCACTCGCCGTCGTCACGGCGGGCACGAAGATCGCCACCGGGTACTGGGCGGCGAAGCGGGCCGGGATCGGGGTCAAGGGGCGCTGGCGGGCCGGCGGCACGCTCGTGGCCCGCGGCGAGTTCTCCATCGTCATCGCCGGCCTCGCCGTCACGTCCGGGATCGAACCCGCCCTGGGTCCGCTCGCCACCGCGTACGTACTCCTCCTCGTGGTGATCGGCCCGCTCACGGCCCGGTACACCCAGCCCGTGGCGGCCTGGGTCAGCAGCCGCCGTCCCCTGCGGGGATCGACCGCTCCGGCCACGCTGCCGATGCGGCCTCAATCCCCGGAGGACCTCAGGGACCAGGCTCAGGATCCGGCCGGCCGCGCCTGA